A window from Vigna angularis cultivar LongXiaoDou No.4 chromosome 7, ASM1680809v1, whole genome shotgun sequence encodes these proteins:
- the LOC108336451 gene encoding sulfite exporter TauE/SafE family protein 3 isoform X2 — protein MRSKCMVMMPFTLLQFVSVVVFVLGERMITKGENTQKYEGSFLSKAMNFLWQSGESGYQHVWPEIEFGWRIILGTIIGFFGAAFGSVGGVGGGGIFVPMLSLVIGFDAKSSTAMSKCMIMGAALSTVYYNLNLRHPTLDLPIIDYDLALLIQPMLMLGISIGVVFNVVVADWMVTMLLIILFLGTSAKAFSKGVETWKKETIVKEENARKEDSNGFGTEVEYRPIPNEPDNGIAKETKREEVNIIENVYWKEFGLLLFVWVAFLAIQIAMNQTTKCSTIYWIFNTLQIPVSVGVAGYEAVSLYKGRRAISSVGDQGKSFTIPQLALYSFFGISAGIVGGLLGIGGGFVMGPLFLELGVPPQVASATATFAMVFSSSMSVVEYYLLKRFPVPYALYFIVVAAVSAIVGQHIVRKLIDLLGRASLIIFVLAFTIFVSAVSLGGVGIAAMIKKIENHEYMGFDDLCKYNS, from the exons atgaggtcGAAGTGCATGGTGATGATGCCGTTTACATTACTGCAATTCGTATCGGTTGTGGTGTTTGTTTTGGGAGAGAGAATGATTACGAAAGGGGAAAATACGCAGAAATATGAAGGCAGTTTCCTTAGCAAAGCTATGAACTTCTTATGGCAATCGGGGGAATCAGGTTATCAACACGTTTGGCCA GAGATAGAATTTGGGTGGCGAATTATTTTAGGTACTATAATAGGATTTTTTGGAGCAGCATTTGGAAGTGTAGGAGGTGTTGGTGGTGGCGGCATATTCGTTCCTATGCTTAGCCTTGTTATTGGCTTTGATGCAAAATCCTCCACAGCTATGTCCAAGT GTATGATCATGGGTGCAGCTTTGTCAACTGTTTACTATAATCTTAATCTAAGGCACCCCACATTGGATTTGCCCATCATCGACTATGATTTGGCACTGCTCATTCAACCAATGCTTATGCTTGGGATCAGCATAGGAGTGGTCTTCAATGTGGTAGTTGCTGATTGGATGGTTACCATGCTGCTTATAATTCTCTTTTTAG GTACATCTGCAAAGGCATTCTCTAAGGGTGTTGAAACATGGAAAAAGGAAACCATAGTCAAAGAG GAAAATGCTAGGAAAGAAGACTCAAATG GATTTGGGACTGAAGTAGAATACAGACCAATTCCTAATGAACCAGATAATGGCATTGCGAAAGAAACGAAAAGAGAAGAG gttaatataattgaaaatgtgTACTGGAAGGAGTTTGGACTTCTCCTTTTTGTTTGGGTCGCGTTCCTTGCAATACAGATTGCCATG AACCAAACAACCAAATGTTCTACAATATATTGGATATTCAACACCTTGCAG ATTCCAGTTTCTGTCGGGGTAGCTGGATATGAAGCAGTTTCCTTGTATAAAGGAAGGAGAGCAATTTCTTCTGTGGGAGATCAGGGCAAAAGTTTTACTATTCCGCAACTAGCTCTGTACTCTTTCTTTGGAATATCGGCTGGAATTGTCGGTGGCTTGTTGGGAATAGGTGGAGGATTCGTTATGGGGCCTCTCTTTTTGGAGCTCGGAGTCCCTCCTCAG GTTGCAAGTGCCACAGCCACCTTTGCCATGGTCTTTTCCTCATCTATGTCCGTTGTAGAATACTATCTGCTCAAACGTTTTCCAGTTCCTTATG CCCTGTACTTTATTGTAGTAGCTGCTGTTTCAGCCATTGTAGGACAGCATATTGTAAGAAAGTTGATCGATCTACTTGGCAGAGCTTCTCTTATAATCTTTGTTCTAGCCTTCACAATATTTGTTAGTGCTGTTTCACTAG GTGGAGTTGGCATTGCAGCAATGATCAAGAAGATTGAAAATCATGAGTATATGGGATTTGATGATCTCTGCAAGTATAATTCATAG
- the LOC108336451 gene encoding sulfite exporter TauE/SafE family protein 3 isoform X1: protein MLFTFLIKNQKFCEWKEVFLGTKEEKKMRSKCMVMMPFTLLQFVSVVVFVLGERMITKGENTQKYEGSFLSKAMNFLWQSGESGYQHVWPEIEFGWRIILGTIIGFFGAAFGSVGGVGGGGIFVPMLSLVIGFDAKSSTAMSKCMIMGAALSTVYYNLNLRHPTLDLPIIDYDLALLIQPMLMLGISIGVVFNVVVADWMVTMLLIILFLGTSAKAFSKGVETWKKETIVKEENARKEDSNGFGTEVEYRPIPNEPDNGIAKETKREEVNIIENVYWKEFGLLLFVWVAFLAIQIAMNQTTKCSTIYWIFNTLQIPVSVGVAGYEAVSLYKGRRAISSVGDQGKSFTIPQLALYSFFGISAGIVGGLLGIGGGFVMGPLFLELGVPPQVASATATFAMVFSSSMSVVEYYLLKRFPVPYALYFIVVAAVSAIVGQHIVRKLIDLLGRASLIIFVLAFTIFVSAVSLGGVGIAAMIKKIENHEYMGFDDLCKYNS, encoded by the exons atgttgtttaccTTTTTG ATCAAGAACCAAAAGTTTTGCGAGTGGAAAGAAGTTTTCTTAggaacaaaagaagaaaaaaaaatgaggtcGAAGTGCATGGTGATGATGCCGTTTACATTACTGCAATTCGTATCGGTTGTGGTGTTTGTTTTGGGAGAGAGAATGATTACGAAAGGGGAAAATACGCAGAAATATGAAGGCAGTTTCCTTAGCAAAGCTATGAACTTCTTATGGCAATCGGGGGAATCAGGTTATCAACACGTTTGGCCA GAGATAGAATTTGGGTGGCGAATTATTTTAGGTACTATAATAGGATTTTTTGGAGCAGCATTTGGAAGTGTAGGAGGTGTTGGTGGTGGCGGCATATTCGTTCCTATGCTTAGCCTTGTTATTGGCTTTGATGCAAAATCCTCCACAGCTATGTCCAAGT GTATGATCATGGGTGCAGCTTTGTCAACTGTTTACTATAATCTTAATCTAAGGCACCCCACATTGGATTTGCCCATCATCGACTATGATTTGGCACTGCTCATTCAACCAATGCTTATGCTTGGGATCAGCATAGGAGTGGTCTTCAATGTGGTAGTTGCTGATTGGATGGTTACCATGCTGCTTATAATTCTCTTTTTAG GTACATCTGCAAAGGCATTCTCTAAGGGTGTTGAAACATGGAAAAAGGAAACCATAGTCAAAGAG GAAAATGCTAGGAAAGAAGACTCAAATG GATTTGGGACTGAAGTAGAATACAGACCAATTCCTAATGAACCAGATAATGGCATTGCGAAAGAAACGAAAAGAGAAGAG gttaatataattgaaaatgtgTACTGGAAGGAGTTTGGACTTCTCCTTTTTGTTTGGGTCGCGTTCCTTGCAATACAGATTGCCATG AACCAAACAACCAAATGTTCTACAATATATTGGATATTCAACACCTTGCAG ATTCCAGTTTCTGTCGGGGTAGCTGGATATGAAGCAGTTTCCTTGTATAAAGGAAGGAGAGCAATTTCTTCTGTGGGAGATCAGGGCAAAAGTTTTACTATTCCGCAACTAGCTCTGTACTCTTTCTTTGGAATATCGGCTGGAATTGTCGGTGGCTTGTTGGGAATAGGTGGAGGATTCGTTATGGGGCCTCTCTTTTTGGAGCTCGGAGTCCCTCCTCAG GTTGCAAGTGCCACAGCCACCTTTGCCATGGTCTTTTCCTCATCTATGTCCGTTGTAGAATACTATCTGCTCAAACGTTTTCCAGTTCCTTATG CCCTGTACTTTATTGTAGTAGCTGCTGTTTCAGCCATTGTAGGACAGCATATTGTAAGAAAGTTGATCGATCTACTTGGCAGAGCTTCTCTTATAATCTTTGTTCTAGCCTTCACAATATTTGTTAGTGCTGTTTCACTAG GTGGAGTTGGCATTGCAGCAATGATCAAGAAGATTGAAAATCATGAGTATATGGGATTTGATGATCTCTGCAAGTATAATTCATAG